The genomic window GAGGATGGAGGCTCCGAGACCATCCGGGGCGACGCCTACAACCTGATCATCTGGGCGTTCCGGCCCGGGGATGCCACGATCACCGCCTCTCCCCGGGGTGGAGGAAGCCCGGCCACCCTCCAGGTGCAAGTCCGCGCGCCCAGCACCGGGGCGGTGACCGGCTACCCCGCCCCCACCAAGGCCGACCCGGGCTCCAAGGGCTACGTCTCGGCGAAGGACAGCGAGGATAGCGCGAACAAGCAGCGAGACAATGCGTGCCGGCCCGTGAAGCCGAAGGTCGGGGAGGGGAGGAACATCAATCTGGGGGGCGAGTACGAGACGCCGGGGTTCGAGGACTACACCACGAGCCTTCCGCATAGCGGATTCTCCGGGAAGCACACCGGCGACCGATGGGTCTTCCGGCCGTGGACCGACGATCCCCAGGCGGGCGTGGGCAACAGCAAGGCGCTCAACATCTGCTCCCGCGGCACACCGCTGGACAACGATGCCATCGCCTCCATCAGGCGCATGGCGGCCAAGGGCTGCCGGATCACCTACTGCGGCGAGAAGAAACACATCGACGCGCTGAAGACGGCCTTCCCCGGCCACACCACCCTGGACGACCTGGTCATCGGCTCGACGAATTGTTATGTGATGGAGCTGCCCTGAGCCGCCCCCGCGATGCCGGGGTTGAGTCATGACGCATCCCGCCCCGAGGCGGCTCCCGCCGCGTGACCTCGATTACGGCTTCAGGACGACCTTGATGCACTCGTCCTGCTTGTCCCGGAAGGTCCGGTACATCGCCGGGGCGTCGTCGAGGTTGGCGCGGTGGGTGATGAGGAAGGTCGGGTCGATCTCGCCCTTCCGGATCCGCTCCAGGAGCGGCTTCATGTAGCGCTGCACGTGGCACTGGCCGGTCATGATCCGCAGCGACCGGTTCATCACCGAGCCCATCGGGAACTTGTCGATGAGCCCGCTGTAGACGCCGACCACCGAGACGGTCCCGCCGCTGCGGCAGCACATGATCGCGTCGCGCAGGACGTTCGGCCGGTCGTTCTCCAGCATCAGGCCCTGCTTGACGCGGTCCACCAGGAACATCGCCGTGGAGCCGTGGGCCTCCATCCCCACCGCGTCGATCACCGAGTCCGGGCCGCGGCCGCCGGTCATCTCCATCAGCGTGCGGTAGACGTCGTGCTCCTCGTAGTTGATCGTCTCGGCCTTCACCTTCTCCCGGGCCACGCGGAGGCGGGCCTCAACGCGGTCGATGCCGATGACCCGCTCGGCGCCCAGGAGGTAGGCGCTGGCCATGGCGAAGAGGCCGACGGGGCCGCAGCCCCAGACGGCGATGACGTCGCCCGGCTTGATGTCGCACATCTCCGCCCCCATGTAGCCGGTGGGGAAGATGTCCGAGAGGAACAGCACCTGCTCGTCGGTCATTCCGTCGGGCACCTTGATCGTCCCGACGTCGGCGAACGGCACCCGCGCGTACTCGGCCTGCCCGCCCGCGAATCCGCCCATCATGTGGGAGTAGCCGAAGACGCCCGCGGGCGAGTGCCCCATCAGCTTCTCGGCGATCCAGGCGTTCGGGTTGGAGTTCTCGCAGCACGAGTACATCTGCCGGCCGCACTGGTAGCAGCTGCCGCAGGCGATCGGGAAGGCGACGACCACCCGGTCGCCCTTCTTGACCTTCCTCGTCCCCTTGCCGACCTCCACGACCTCGCCCATGAACTCGTGGCCGAAGATGTCGCCCGGCTCGACCGTGGGGATGAAGCCGTTGTAGAGGTGCAGGTCGGAGCCGCAGATCGCGGTCGAGGTGATCCGCACGATCGCGTCCTGGTCGTTGAGGATCTTCGGGTCGGGGACCCGCTCCACCCGCGTCTTGCCGGGCGAGACGAACGTGTTCGCTCTCATGATCATCCCTCGTTCGGTGTCTCGTATGCTGGTGGGGGGGACGCCGACGGGAGGCGGCCCCGCGCCCGTTCATCGCGCCGGGATCGACCCCGGCGGCTGCGCGGGGCGCTGGGCGATATGCGTCCCGTCGAAGCCGCCCGAGGAGAGGACGACCTCGCCCGTCTCCATGACCTGCTTGAAGTGGCGGAGGTCGTCGGACACCTGCTGGTCGGGGGACTCGCCGAAGAGCCAGGCGAACCAGAGGCCGAGGGCACCGCCCGGCGGGTCCACCCACATCCGGACGTGGACCTCCGTGCCCCGCCCGCCCGGCGCCGGCGCGAATCGGACCGAGCCGCGGGTGTCCACCCGGCCGCCGACCGACTCCCAGCCGATGAGCTGGTTGGGCACGTCCTTGGTGATCTCGGCGTCCCACTGGACCGTCATGCCGGCCGGGGCCTTGGCCGTCCATCGGGAACGCGTCTCGCCCTCGACCTCGACGGACTCCAGGTGGGACATGATCCGCGGCAGGTTGCGGAAGTCGCGCCAGAAGCGGTAGAGCTCCTCCGCGGGGCGGTTGATCGTGACCGACTTGATGACCTCGCTCGCGGCCCGCCTCGCGGGCCGGCGGCTCCGGCCGAGCTGGAGGGCGTTGCCGGCGTCCAGCACGGTGATGCCGGCGATGGCCGCCGTGGCGGCCGCCATCCGGTTCGGGTCCTCCGGCCCGGAGGCCATCGCGCCGGACAGGAGGGACAGGTGCACGGCGTCGCCCGCGACGCGGGCCCAGAGCCAGCCCGTCGGCTTCCGCGTGGCGAGGATGCCAATCCCGCAGGCCACCTCCTGGAGGCCCACGAGCCGGAGGATGGTCTCATCGGCGTGGTCGCCGCGGGCCCCGATGAGCCTCGCGATGCCGCGGGGCGCCGCGAGCGACGCGAGGCCCAGCCCGATGCTGAACCAGCCGAGGGCCTTCGCGAGCCGTTCGCCGCCGTCTCCCCGGCCGGACACGGCCTCCGGATCGATCGCGGACCGAGAGCGCGGGAGCTGTCGCGAGCCGGGGTACGCCGGCCTGGGGCTGAGGTGCGTCGTCGTCATGGTCGCTCCGTTCTCCTTGGGACCTTCCCGGGCGCGGGCCGATGCCCGGCGCTTGCCCCGTACGGGCGCGCGGGATCTGCGGGGCGCCTCCGACCCGAGGGGGCGCGTCCCGGACGCGGCCGGCCTCTCCGGGCTGCCCGGCCGATCGATGAATCCGGTGCGGCGCGGTCTTGCTGGGGCGGACCGCGATCCATCGCCCGAACGGACCGAGCCGTGCCGGGACGACGGTCCGCCGGGATCCCCCTCTCACGGTGCTAGCGATTCTCGGGCCGTAATCCCGCGGAGACGTGTGGGATTATCAGCAAAACAACGCGCGAGCCATGCGTGGGCTCAACTCGGCTCGCGCGGACGAGGGCGAGCTCGCCCCGGCCGATCGGGGTCCGATCCCGGCCATCCGGGCTCGTGCGGGCAGCCCCGGGGCGTCGCGGAGCCGGGCGTGCAGGATGACGGCGAGGGGCCCGCGGGCGGCCCCCTCGCATCGCGGCGGGGTCAGGAGTGGCCGTTGGACGCCTGGAGGATGACGGGGCGTGCGGGCGTCGGGTCGGCGAAGCGGAGCGGCATGCCGTCCTCGGCCCGGTGGTAGAGGGTCCGGTGCGGGAACGGGATCTCGATGCCCAGCTCGTCGAACCGATTCTTGATCCGGCGGAGGAGCTCGCGCTTGACGCTCCACTGCTGGAGGGGGCGGGTCTTGATGAAGAACTTGATGACCACGCTCGACTCGCCCAGCGTATCGACGCCGAGCATCGTCGCGTCCTCGAGGATCATCGGGGCGTAGAGCGGATCCTCTCGCAGGTCGCGGGCGAGGGACGCGAGGACCTCCATGACGCGGTCCACGTTCTCCTTGTAGGCGACGCCGATCTCGAAGAGGGCCCGGGACCAGCCGTGGGTGGAGTTGGTCACGGCCGTGACCTGGCCGTTGGGGACGAAGTGGACGCGGCCCTCCAGGTCGCGGAGGACGGTCATCCGCAGGGTGATCTTCTCCACCTGGCCGGACAAAGCGCCGATCTGGACGACGTCGTTCAGCTTGTACTGGTTCTCCAGCAGGATCACGAAGCCGTAGAAGTAGTCGCGGATCAGGTTCTGGGCCCCGAAGGCGACCGCCAGGCCGAAGACGGCGGCACCGCCGAGCAGGGGGGCGATCGGGATGCCCGACTCCTGGAGCAGCATCATGCCGCCGCCGACGACGACGGCCACGGAGACGGCGTTGTGGAAGACCCCCACCAGCGTCCGCGCCCTCGCCTCGCGCTCGACGCTGGACCCGCGGGCCCCGCTGTGGGCGAGCAGCCGGATGACCCGCTCGGTGAAGAACCGGGAGAGGACCTGGGCGACGGCCATCGCCAGCAGGATGACCAGGATCTTGGGCCCGTGCTCGATGAGCCAGGCGAGGACGTTGTGCAGGCTGAACGGGTTCTCCAGCCTCCGGACCTCCGCCTCGGCGATCTTCACCTCGGCGCGGGCGGCCTCCGCCTTGCGGAGCGTCTCGATCCGGTCGGCCTGGAGCGACGCCTGCGCGGCGTGCAGCTCCTCCAGGCGGGTGGTGCTCTCCTGGACCTCGTCCGACGCTTCCTTCAGCTTCTTCTCGGAGTCCTGCACCTTGGCGAGCAGCGGGTCGAGCTCATCCCGCGGCGCCCCGGCGAGCGAACGCTCGCGGAACCGGGCGGTGAGCGCGGCGTGGATCTCCGTCGCGTTCTCGCTCCGCTTGCGGGCGGTGGCGAGCATCTTCTGCTCGAGGGCGATGTCCCGCTCCAGGCTCTCCTGCCGCTCGGTGATCGACCTCGCCGCGGCCTCGGCCTCCTTCTCCGCCTCGACCTTGGTCTGGGCGTCCTTCTCGGCCTGCTCCAGCTCCTTGCTGACGGGCCTGGAGCGGGGGCCGGCGGGCGTCGCGGGCGACGACGACGCGGCCGGGGCCTCCGCCTTCGCGGCCCCGTCGTGCCCCGTCGTCGAGGGCGGCGCCGGGAGCCCGGGGATCGCGGGCGAGGCCGGCGCGGCGGGCGCCGGTTTCGTGCCGCCGCCCGACGCCGGCGCGGGGCCCCCCGGCGCGGCGGGGGCGGGCTCGGGCGAGGGGGCCGCGGCGTCGGACGGCCTCGTCGGGGCGGCGTCCGGGGCGGGCCTCCCCTCGAGCCTCGCCAGCGCCTGGCGGTCGCGCGCGATCTTCTGGCCGAGGTTGGCGGCCAGCTCGACCGAGGTCCGCCGGGCCTCGATGGCCAGGTCGAAGCGCTGCTTGGTCAGCTCGCGGGCCTTGATCAGGCGCTCGACCTTGGCCTCGGCCTCCTTCCGCTTCGCGGCGTCGCCCGGCGGGAGACCCTTCAGCTCCGCCCTGGCCACCGTGAGCGCCTTGTCCACGCGGTCGAATGTGGCCTCGGCCTGGGCGTACTCCCCCTTCGGGTCGTCGATCTCGCCCTTCAGGTGGGCGAGGCGCTTCTCGTCGTCCTCGATCGCCCGCTGGAGCCGGGTGATCTGCTCGGCGACCGACTCCGCGGCGGGCTCCGCGGCCGGGGCCGTCGCCCGGCGGGCCGACCGTTGCTTCGGCGGGGCGGCCTGGTAGGCCAGCGCGAGCGGGGCCGGATCCGAGCCCCCTGGGCGAGGCATCGGCGTCGTCGCGCCGGCCGGCCGGCTCTCGGAAGGTCGGGACGGCTCCTCGCTCCGCGAGGGCGAGGCGAGGCCAAGCCAGGCGATCAGCGACAGCGTCGAGGGGAGCACATATCTCAAGACCGATCTCCTTCCGCATGACGACGGGCGCCCATCGGGCCGTCGAGGAGGCCCCTGGGCGCGGGCAGCACTTATCGAGCAATTTCCCGGAACCCTCAACCCCAGTTCGGCGCCGGGAACCGCCGACCGCGTCGGACGACTCGGCGAGACGCTCGCGAATTCGCGAGAGGGGCGTTGCGCCCCGGACGGCCACGGCGGAGGGGAGAGATAGCCGGGCCCTTGAGCGTCCCCGGTTGAAAGGCACCGAGGCCTCCGATAACCTGGCAATCCGAATGCCGGAATACGGCCAGTCCGGCATGCAGCCATCCGGTGCAAGTCGCGCGCCGACCGCGGCCAGGAGGACGGCCCGGGGCATCCGGCGGTACGGCCCTTGCGGCGAAACCGGATCGCACGGGCGCGAACCGTTCAGGGGACCCGCCACGTCACCGTCATCCATGGGGTGGAGCATGTCGAAGAGCATCGCGGACGGTCGGACGAGCCGGCGGTCCTTCCTCGGCGGCGTGGCGTCCCTGGCGGGATGTGTGGCGCTGCCTCGCGTCGCGATCGGGGGCGAAGGCTCGAGGCCGAACTCGGTATTCGGCGGCGTGCACGTCGGCTGCAACACGTACAGCTACCGAGGCGAGCGGGAGACGGCCGAGGACACGCTCAGGGCCCTGCTCGAGGACGGCCTGAGCGAGGTCGAGCTGAAGGCCGGGCCGATCCGGTCCTTCGCCGGCATGCCCGCCGCGCCGAAGTCCGGCGATAAGCCCACGCGGCCCAAGGACGCCCAGCGGCACGCGCAACTGGCCCGGTGCGTCGAGCTGAGGAAGATGTACAACGACGCGGGCGTGAACATCCACATCCACAAGCTCGAGTTCGGCCCGACCGACGAGGACATCGACTTCAGCTTCGAGGTCGCGAAGGTCCTGGGCTGCAAGGCGATCACCACCGAGCGCAGCGACCGGATGGTCAGGCGGCTCGCGCCGTTCGCCGAGAAGCACAAGGTCTGGGTCGCCTTCCACAACCACACCGACAACACGCCGACGATCGAGGACATCGACCCGCTGATGCAGGCCGGCGACTACGTCGGCTTCAACTTCGACATCGGCCACTACGTCGCCGGCACGAAGGGCAAGTCGCCGATCCCGGTCATCGAGAAGTATCACGACAAGATCATCAGCCTGCACCTGAAGGACCGCAACGCCGCCGGCGGCAACCTCCCCTGGGGCGAGGGCGAGACGCCGATCAGGGAGGTGCTGCAGCTCGTCAAGAAGGAGCGGTGGCCGATCTACGCCGACATCGAGCTGGAGTACCGCGTCCCGAAGGGTTCGACCGCGGTGAAGGAAGTGGCGAAGTGCGTCGCGTACTGCCGGGAGGCGCTCGCCTGAAGTGAGCCGAGAGGCCCGGGGCCGGTCGACGGATGGCCGAAGGTTTGCCGTCGCGCAGCCTCGCCATCATTCCTCTCCCTCGCCCGCTTGCGGGAGAGGGGCGGGGTGAGGGTCCACGATCGCCTTGGCCCCGGGGGTGACTTCGACCCGAGGGTGAGCCTCGGCTCACCCGGTCGCCGGGCGGAGCCGGCTCCCACGGGGTTGGCTGGACCAGACTTCCCGATCCGTACGCGGACGCCGTCCCTCCACGAACCTCACCCGGCGCCCGGCCGCCTAGCGCCGGAGCGGGGCAAGGGCGGGGGCTCGGCGTCGTTGCCCCAGTCGGTCAGCATGGCCGGCTCGTCGGCCGCCGGCGACGGCCCGGATGGCCTCGAGAAGAGGCGGTAGGCGAGGTAGCCGGAGAGTGCCAGGCCGCCGAGGAAGATGAAGAGGGAGAAGCCGAGCTCCGGCGCCTTGCCTTCCTCCAGGATGACGTAATCCGGGGCGAGCGAGCTGTCGAGCCTCGACAGGCGGTCGCCGACGCGACTCTTCACGTCGATCCCGTACTGGAGCATCCCCTTCACGTCGCGGGTCGAGACGAGCCGGTCGCGATTCGCGGCCAGCGCCTTGAGCGCGGCGGCCTCGTCCCCCTTGTCCAGCTTCCTGAGGTCGTTGATGGTCCCGAGGATCTCCGGGTCCTTCGTCAGGACGAGCAGGTGCGTCGGGCTATCCTCGCCCGAAGTCCCGCGGACCGGGATGTACGCCTCCTTCACGCCCCCGATCAGCTTCGATCGGTACATCGCCTCGACCAGGTTGAGCCGGCATCCGTTGACCTGGAACCAGCCGTGGCGCGGCTTCTCCTTCACGAACTCGTCATAGCTGAGCACCCGGCACTCCCGGTGCACCAGGCCCATGTACAGGCCCTGCCCCCCGCCGATGACCATGACCACGGCGATCAGCACGACGAAGCAACCCAGCCGCATGGACCCGCTCCCCGCGCGAGGATTTGACGGCCCTGGGACGGCGTCGCGCCTGCGACACGCCCCGTCCCGGCCCGCCCCTCACATCGAACCACAAGGAGCGGGCCCGAGCAAGAAGTTGACAGGCCGCGACGGGCGGACGAGGGGGACCGGCCGAGGCCCGCGGCCCGCTCAGGCCAGCAATTGCTTCACGACGTGGGCCGGCTCCACGCCGGTGAGCTTCTGGTCCAGGCCCTGGTAGCGGAAGGTGAAGCGGCTGTGGTCGAAGCCCAGCAGGTGCAGGATCGTCGCGTGGAAGTCGCGGACGTGGACGGGGTCCTTGACGATGTTGTAGGAGAAGTCGTCCGTCTCCCCGTGGATCGCCCCGCCCCTGGCCCCGCCGCCGGCCATCCACATGGTGAAGCAGCGCGGGTGATGGTCGCGGCCGTAGTTGTCGTGGGAGAGGCCGCCCTGCGAGTAGATCGTCCGGCCGAACTCGCCGCCCCAGATGACGAGCGTCTCGTCCAGCAGGCCGCGCGCCTTCAGGTCCTGGACCAGGCCCCAGCAGGCCTGGTCCACGTCCCTGCACTGGGAGGGCATCCGGCCGCCGACGTTGGCGTGGTGGTCCCAGTTGTTGTGATAGATCTGGACGAACCGCACGCCGCGCTCGACCATCCGCCGCGCCAGCAGGGCGGAGTGGGCGAAGGAGCCGGGCCTGCGGGCCTGCTCCCCGTAGAAGGCGTACGTGGAGGCCGGCTCGCGCGTGAGGTCCGTCAGCTCGGGGACCGAGGACTGCATCCGGAAGGCCAGCTCGTACTGCTCGATCCGGGTGTGCGTCTCGGGGTCGCCCACGACCTTCGCGTTCATCTCGTTGAGGGCGCGGAGGCCGTCCAGCGTATTCCGGCGGACCTCGCCCGGCACGCCCGGCGGGTTGTTGATGAAGAGGATCGGCTCGCCGCCGCTGCGGAACGAGACGCCGGCGTGCTCGCCCGGGAGGTAGCCGGAGGACCAGAGCCGCCCGGAGATCGCCTGGAGCTGCTCCGTGTTCGTCGGCTTCGCCACCAGGACGACGAACGTCGGCAGGCTGTCGTTGAGCGAGCCCAGCCCGTAGCTGGCCCACGAGCCCAGGCAGGGCCGGCCGGTCACCTGGTTGCCCGTCTGGATGAACGTGATGGCCGGCTCGTGGTTGATGGCCTCGGTGTGCATGCTCCGGATGAAGCACAGGTCGTCGACCATCCGCGACGTGTACGGCAGCAGCTCGGTCATCCACATGCCGCACTCGCCGTGCTGCGCGAACTTGTACTTGGACGGGGCGATCGGGAACCGCTTCTGGCCCGAGGTCATCGTCGTGAGCCGCTGGCCCTGGCGGACCGAGTCCGGCAGGTCCTTGTCGTACCAGCGGTCCATCTGCGGCTTGTGGTCGAACAGGTCCATCTGCGACGGCCCGCCGACCATGTGCAGGTAGATGACGTGCTTCGCCTTCGGCGGGAAGTGCGTCCTCGCCGCGGCCGCGCGGTCGGGCACGGCCGAGGTCGACCCCGCGGACGCCCCCATCGCGGCGAGGCCGTCGCGGCCGAGCAGGGCGGCGAGCGCGCCCCAGCCGACGGCGTTCACCCCCCGGCCCAGGAGCTGGCGGCGGGTCTCCATCCGGAGGTAGTCGTGCAGGGGGTTCATGGTCGCGCCTCGGCGGGGGTCATCGCGGACGGTCAGGGCCGCTCACTTGTTGAGCACTTCATCCAGGTTCATCATCTCGTTGGCCAGCATCGTCCAGGCGGCGAGGGTCGGAGGGTCGACGCCGGCGGGCGGCCTCAGCTCGCCCACGGCCAGGAGCTTCGTCGCGTCCTCCGGGTGCGACCGGTAGAACGCGGCGAGGCGATCGACCGAGGCCCTCACGACGGCCATCTCCTCGGGCCGCAGCGGGCGGGCCAGGAGCCGTTCGGCGAGCAGCGAGACGCGGGCCTCCGGGTCGGCCGACGGCAGCGCCAGGGCGAGCAGGGCCAGGCCCCGGGCCGCCTCCACGAACTGCGGGTCGTTGAGCGTGACGAGCGCCTGGAGCGGCGTGTTGGTGCGCTCGCGGCGGACCGTGCAGACCTCGCGGCTGGGGGCGTTGAAGACCTCCAGCGAGGCCGGCGGCGCGCTCCGCTTCCAGAACGTGTACAGGCTGCGGCGATGCAGCCCCTCGCCGGCGTCGGCCCGGTAGGACTTCGTGTTGCTCTCCGGCATGGCGACGGCCTCCCAGACCCCGTCGGGCTGGTACGGCCGGACGCTCGGCCCGCCGACCTTCGCCGAGAGCAGCCCCCCCGCGGCCAGGGCGTAGTCGCGCACGACCTCGCCGTCGAGCCGGAACCGCGGCCCGCGCGAGAGCAGGCGGCCCTGCGGGTCCTTCTCCAGCTTCTCCGGCGTCGCCACGCCCGCCTGGCGATAGGCGGAGGAGTTCGCGATCAGCCGGAAGAGCCGCTTGACGTCCCAGCCCGACTCGCGGAACTCGACGGCCAGCCAGTCGAGCAGCTCGGGATGCGAGGGGAGCTCGCCGCTGACCCCGAAGTCCCCGGCCGTGGCCACGAGCCCGGAGCCGAAGACCTCCTGCCAGAACCGGTTGACGGTGACCCTCGCGGTGAGCGGGTTCTCCGGCCGGAGCAGCCAACGCGCCAGGCCCAGCCGGTTCCTGGGCAGGTCCGCGGGCATCGGCGGCAGGACGTCCGGCGTGCCCGCCGTCACGGCGTCCCGGCGCTTGTCGTACTCGCCGCGGAAGAGCACGTACGCCGTCGCCGGGCCCGGCTTCTCCTCCATCACGTGCGCGACCGTGCCGCGGGAGCGGATCGCGTCCAGCTCCTCCTCGACGCGGGCGAGCTCGGCCTTCAGCCCCCTCGACCGGGCGTCCCTCGCGTCGGTCCACCAGGCGAGCAGGCCGTCGCGGAGGGCCTCCGCCCGCGGGCCCGCCGGGTCGTCCCGCAGGTCGAGCGCCCGCCCGGCCGCCGCGATGCCCGCCACCTCGGCGTCGCCGATGGCCCGGTCGTGGATCCGGACGTCGCTGATGGCCACCGCGTCGAGCCCCTGCCCCGCGTGCCGCTGGCCGATCTTGAGCGGGACGCCCGTGCGGATGGTGCCCTTCAGCGTGTCCGCCGCGACGTCCGTGGCGGCGGGCCGGCCGTCGATGTACAGCTTCAACCCGGACGCCTTCGACGAGCCGTCGTAGGTGACGAAGACGTGGATCCAGGTCTTCATCGGCACCCCCTCGCGGCTCACCACCTTCGCCGCGTCGTCGGCCCACGAGTGGACGAGGTGCGCGGCGACCTTGTCGCCCTCGACCCAGAGGTCCCAGCCGCGGTAGCCGCCGCCGCGGTTGTCCATGCGGGCGAGGACCGAGCCGTACTGGCCGCCGCGATCGATGCGGATCCAGGCCCCGTAGGCGAACGGCCGGTCGCGCTCGAAGTCGCCGGCGTCGGCCGATTCGAAGGCCGGCCGCGCGGGCGTCGTCCCCTTCGGCCCCCCGCGGCCCCCCTGCCCCGTCCGGGCCTCGAGGCCGACGACGAGCCGCCGCCCCCCCTCCGGCGCCAGGGACGCCAGGGCGTCCCGGTCCTGCGCCTTGAGCCACGCCTCCAGCTCCGGGAGGGCCTGGGCCGAACGCCTCTCGATCTGTCCCTTCAGGTCGGCGGCCCGGGGCTTCAGCGCCTGGTACCGGGCGCGGTCGGCGGCGGCGGGCACGGCGATGACCGGCGGCGTGTCCTTGACGTTGCCGTCGTACGCGCCCTGGGTGGAGTTGTTGAAGAACGCCGAGAGCTCGTAGAAGTCCCGCTGGGGGAGCGGGTCGAACTTGTGGTCGTGGCAGACCGCGCAGCCCGCGGTCAGGCCGAGCCAGACCTGGGCGAAGGTCTCGGTGCGGTCCCTCGTGTAGTTGGCCAGGTTCTCCTCGGCGATCGTGCCCCCCTCGTTCGTCGTCGCGTTGCAGCGGTTGAAGCCGGAGGCGATGAGCTGGTCGAGCGTCCGATCCGGCAGCAGGTCGCCGGCGAGCTGCTCGACGGTGAAGCGGTCGAAGGGCATGTTCCGGTTGAAGGCGTCGATCACCCAGTCGCGATAGGAGTACATCTCGCGGTAGTTGTCGAAATGGTAGCCGTGGGTGTCCGCGTAGCGGGCGGCGTCCAGCCAGTACCGGGCGCGGTGCTCGCCCCAGCGGGGGGAGTCGAGCAGGTGGTCGACGAGCCTCGCGTAGGCGTCCGGCGACGCATCGCGGGCGAACCGCTCGACCTCGGCCGGCTCCGGCGGGAGCCCGGTGAGGTCCAGGCTGAGCCGGCGGATCAGCGTGCGGCGGTCGGCCTCGGGCGCGGGGCGGAGTCCTGCTTCCTCGAGCTTCGCCAGGACGAACCGATCGATCGGGTTGCGGACCCAGGCCTCATCCTTGACCTTCGGCGGGGCGGGCCGCACGGGCGGGATCAGGGACCAGTGGGCCTGGTACTCCGCGCCCGCCTTGATCCAACGCGCGAGGAGGTCCTTCTGCTGGGGCGTCAGCGTCTTGTGCGAGGAGGCGGGCGGCATCAGCTGGGTGCGGTCGTCCGAGGCGATGCGGGCGATGAGCTCGCTGCCGTCCGGGTCGCCGGGCGTGATCGCGCCGGCCTCGACGGCCGCCTCGCGGCGGTCCAGCCGCAGGTCGCCCTTCCTCGACGCGCTGTCCGGGCCGTGGCAGGCGAAGCAGTTCTCCGCCAGGATCGGCCGGATGTCCCGGTTGTACCGGATCGCCGGCGAGTCCGCCGCCCTGGCGGCGGGCGCGGCGAGCAGGGCGATCGCGAGGAGGGCCGGCGGGATGGTTGTGCGGCTCATGGAGTCGTCCCCTCGACCCGGGTGGGGCGGGTTGCAGTCCAGTCGGATGCGGATCGGGGCGGGCAGGCGCGGCGGGCTGCCTCGCGCACGACGAGGCATCGAAGGCGGTGTCCATGAATCGTAATCCCCCGAATGATCGGGCCGCAAGGAGAATCGGGCCGAAACGAAGACCCCTCGGGGCCCGGAGTCCCGGCCCCCGGGCGTCGCGGCGATGGCCCCGCGACGACCGTTGTGGGAAGATCGTCGCGGAACGGATGGAAGTGATCGCGGCGCGACGGCGGCCTGGTCACCCCGGAGATCCCTCGATGCGCATCTCGTTCGCCTGCCCTTCCTGCAACGCCGGCGGATCCGCCGACGCGGCGTACATCGGCCGCGAGGTGCGATGCAGGCAGTGCAACACGCGGTTCGCGATCCGCGACCCGGAGGCCTCGGGCCCGGACGTCTACGCCCTGGAGGAGCCCGAGGCGCCCGCGCCCCGGCGGGTCGGGGCCTCCGG from Aquisphaera giovannonii includes these protein-coding regions:
- a CDS encoding peptidoglycan-binding domain-containing protein codes for the protein MPLRSRLFGGDSKLEAASQADSAHVTPGARGEHVSKIQKALNLVDGAGLDEDGIYGNGTARAVLRFKQARGIVNRAYQSQADDIVGRMTVAALDREVFAREGLSGGRIRIVPLHPILEPIHPTEHIRRSPGLLLGFKVEDLSPRLGLSFSSTSLRLEPRNHAVVTIANGGGGSVTSRNTTKARDCLDKTTWIYDLFTQKPIGVGAPEDGGSETIRGDAYNLIIWAFRPGDATITASPRGGGSPATLQVQVRAPSTGAVTGYPAPTKADPGSKGYVSAKDSEDSANKQRDNACRPVKPKVGEGRNINLGGEYETPGFEDYTTSLPHSGFSGKHTGDRWVFRPWTDDPQAGVGNSKALNICSRGTPLDNDAIASIRRMAAKGCRITYCGEKKHIDALKTAFPGHTTLDDLVIGSTNCYVMELP
- a CDS encoding zinc-dependent alcohol dehydrogenase encodes the protein MRANTFVSPGKTRVERVPDPKILNDQDAIVRITSTAICGSDLHLYNGFIPTVEPGDIFGHEFMGEVVEVGKGTRKVKKGDRVVVAFPIACGSCYQCGRQMYSCCENSNPNAWIAEKLMGHSPAGVFGYSHMMGGFAGGQAEYARVPFADVGTIKVPDGMTDEQVLFLSDIFPTGYMGAEMCDIKPGDVIAVWGCGPVGLFAMASAYLLGAERVIGIDRVEARLRVAREKVKAETINYEEHDVYRTLMEMTGGRGPDSVIDAVGMEAHGSTAMFLVDRVKQGLMLENDRPNVLRDAIMCCRSGGTVSVVGVYSGLIDKFPMGSVMNRSLRIMTGQCHVQRYMKPLLERIRKGEIDPTFLITHRANLDDAPAMYRTFRDKQDECIKVVLKP
- a CDS encoding SRPBCC family protein, whose protein sequence is MTTTHLSPRPAYPGSRQLPRSRSAIDPEAVSGRGDGGERLAKALGWFSIGLGLASLAAPRGIARLIGARGDHADETILRLVGLQEVACGIGILATRKPTGWLWARVAGDAVHLSLLSGAMASGPEDPNRMAAATAAIAGITVLDAGNALQLGRSRRPARRAASEVIKSVTINRPAEELYRFWRDFRNLPRIMSHLESVEVEGETRSRWTAKAPAGMTVQWDAEITKDVPNQLIGWESVGGRVDTRGSVRFAPAPGGRGTEVHVRMWVDPPGGALGLWFAWLFGESPDQQVSDDLRHFKQVMETGEVVLSSGGFDGTHIAQRPAQPPGSIPAR
- a CDS encoding mechanosensitive ion channel family protein, producing the protein MLPSTLSLIAWLGLASPSRSEEPSRPSESRPAGATTPMPRPGGSDPAPLALAYQAAPPKQRSARRATAPAAEPAAESVAEQITRLQRAIEDDEKRLAHLKGEIDDPKGEYAQAEATFDRVDKALTVARAELKGLPPGDAAKRKEAEAKVERLIKARELTKQRFDLAIEARRTSVELAANLGQKIARDRQALARLEGRPAPDAAPTRPSDAAAPSPEPAPAAPGGPAPASGGGTKPAPAAPASPAIPGLPAPPSTTGHDGAAKAEAPAASSSPATPAGPRSRPVSKELEQAEKDAQTKVEAEKEAEAAARSITERQESLERDIALEQKMLATARKRSENATEIHAALTARFRERSLAGAPRDELDPLLAKVQDSEKKLKEASDEVQESTTRLEELHAAQASLQADRIETLRKAEAARAEVKIAEAEVRRLENPFSLHNVLAWLIEHGPKILVILLAMAVAQVLSRFFTERVIRLLAHSGARGSSVEREARARTLVGVFHNAVSVAVVVGGGMMLLQESGIPIAPLLGGAAVFGLAVAFGAQNLIRDYFYGFVILLENQYKLNDVVQIGALSGQVEKITLRMTVLRDLEGRVHFVPNGQVTAVTNSTHGWSRALFEIGVAYKENVDRVMEVLASLARDLREDPLYAPMILEDATMLGVDTLGESSVVIKFFIKTRPLQQWSVKRELLRRIKNRFDELGIEIPFPHRTLYHRAEDGMPLRFADPTPARPVILQASNGHS
- a CDS encoding sugar phosphate isomerase/epimerase family protein, which codes for MSKSIADGRTSRRSFLGGVASLAGCVALPRVAIGGEGSRPNSVFGGVHVGCNTYSYRGERETAEDTLRALLEDGLSEVELKAGPIRSFAGMPAAPKSGDKPTRPKDAQRHAQLARCVELRKMYNDAGVNIHIHKLEFGPTDEDIDFSFEVAKVLGCKAITTERSDRMVRRLAPFAEKHKVWVAFHNHTDNTPTIEDIDPLMQAGDYVGFNFDIGHYVAGTKGKSPIPVIEKYHDKIISLHLKDRNAAGGNLPWGEGETPIREVLQLVKKERWPIYADIELEYRVPKGSTAVKEVAKCVAYCREALA